The proteins below come from a single Corylus avellana chromosome ca3, CavTom2PMs-1.0 genomic window:
- the LOC132175854 gene encoding LOW QUALITY PROTEIN: protein NLP6-like (The sequence of the model RefSeq protein was modified relative to this genomic sequence to represent the inferred CDS: inserted 2 bases in 2 codons; deleted 1 base in 1 codon; substituted 2 bases at 2 genomic stop codons; added 85 bases not found in genome assembly): protein MPEPEEPKSTGPTVAVEEEEEEEEGERVEALIMDFDDFDDFWSLDQILLLSDNNIDNNSHXPMSPLYVXPSDQHFSPPWAFSDGNDDAAHATSPLPDSSPLLSCTPNSVTEMPMENGNNIRVPSPLWDXKPLAYCVIKERMTQALRYFIDLMENNFLAQVWAPTKNGSRYVLTTSGQPFVIDPHSNGLHQYRMISLTYTYSVDEGNGGMLGLPGRVFQQRVPEWTPNVQYYSSREYPRHKHAQNYNVQGSLALTVFESYRQSCVGVFELIMTSPKINYAPEVDKVCKALEAVNLKSSEILDHPNTQICNEGRQNSLAEILGILAVVCETHKLPLAQTXVTCRHLSVLAHGGGLENSCTSFDGGCMGQVCMSTTDVALYVVDAHMCGFREACVEHHLQKDQGVTGRAFSSHSLCFCENITLFCKTEYPFVHYARMFGLASCFAICFRSTHTGDDDYILEFFLPSSITDFYEQRTLLGSLLATMKQHFQSLKAASGIELEEEVSVEIIQVSTDESVDSRLESLQIPLSMESPPRPDGLLNKGDMVQLESSKRQLMLHFDDINDKCTMTNNGGRSVNHFSSLENKEIRKTSESKRGKTEKSMSLEVLQQYFAGSLKDAAKSLGVCPSKMKRICRQQGISRWSSRKINKVNRSLSKLKRVIESVPGAKGAFGNLHSLTTCPLPVTVDSQPYSLIRSKSNPQTSPSFKLTEPQKKNKSPTGRTLKNNKQAGMEDQLQGRRKFSPMNLIRRDHSSSPPELGKGPDRSKTRSGSCEESAGSPTSHGSCQGSLPNQSTPAKHLYISSINQICDKVGGSPDALLMTEPQETFGGMLIEDAGNSKDLRNLFPSVPDAMLDEQVPEFCSIKPPFPSMAPNQSMATPAPTMPYVTGKKEMKSVTIRATFREDIIRFRLSLSSGILELKEEVAKRLKPEMGTFDIKYLDDDNEWVLIACDADLQECIDISRSSTASNIIRLLVHDLTANLGSSCESSG from the exons ATGCCTGAACCGGAGGAACCCAAGTCAACGGGACCAACCGTAGCggtggaggaggaagaggaagaggaagagggggAGAGAGTAGAGGCGTTGATCATGGACTTCGATGATTTCGACGACTTCTGGTCGTTGGATCAGATCCTCTTGCTCTCCGACAACAACATCGACAACAATAGCC ACCCCATGTCACCGCTCTACGTCTAGCCCTCCGACCAGCACTTCTCTCCTCCCTGGGCCTTCTCAGATGGAAACGACGACGCAGCGCATGCCACCTCTCCTCTCCCGGACTCCTCTCCATTGCTCTCCT GTACTCCCAATTCAGTAACTGAAATGCCAATGGAGAATGGAAATAATATAAGAGTTCCATCTCCCTTATGGG TGAAGCCCCTGGCATATTGTGTAATCAAGGAGAGGATGACACAAGCACTTAGGTACTTCATAGATTTGATGGAAAACAATTTTCTAGCTCAGGTTTGGGCACCCACAAAGAATGGGAGCCGGTACGTGCTCACAACTTCAGGGCAACCTTTTGTTATTGATCCACATAGCAATGGACTTCATCAGTATAGGATGATTTCTCTGACATATACGTATTCTGTGGATGAGGGGAACGGCGGAATGCTTGGGCTTCCTGGCCGTGTTTTCCAGCAAAGGGTGCCAGAATGGACTCCAAATGTGCAGTATTACTCCAGCAGAGAGTATCCACGTCATAAACATGCCCAGAATTACAATGTTCAGGGAAGCTTGGCTTTGACTGTCTTTGAGTCTTATCGCCAGTCCTGTGTTGGTGTATTTGAGCTCATCATGACTTCACCGAAGATCAACTATGCTCCTGAGGTTGATAAAGTCTGCAAAGCACTTGAG GCAGTAAATCTGAAAAGTTCCGAGATATTGGATCATCCAAACACACAG ATTTGCAATGAAGGTCGCCAGAATTCGCTGGCTGAAATTTTGGGAATATTGGCGGTTGTGTGCGAAACTCACAAATTACCTTTGGCTCAGACTTAGGTTACATGCAGGCATCTCAGTGTTCTGGCCCATGGTGGTGGTCTCGAGAACAGCTGTACTAGCTTTGACGGTGGTTGCATGGGACAAGTCTGCATGTCCACAACTGATGTGGCCCTCTATGTTGTAGATGCTCACATGTGTGGTTTCCGGGAGGCCTGTGTTGAGCATCACTTGCAAAAGGATCAGGGGGTTACTGGGAGAGCATTTTCATCCCATAGCTTATGCTTCTGTGAAAACATTACCCTATTCTGCAAAACTGAGTACCCCTTTGTACACTATGCCCGCATGTTTGGTTTAGCCAGCTGTTTTGCCATCTGCTTTAGGAGCACACATACTGGAGATGATGATTACATTCTAGAATTTTTTCTGCCCTCAAGCATTACAGACTTCTATGAACAACGGACTTTATTGGGCTCCCTATTGGCAACGATGAAGCAGCATTTCCAGAGTCTTAAGGCTGCTTCTGGTATTGAACTTGAAGAGGAAGTATCTGTGGAAATCATTCAAGTTTCTACGGATGAGAGTGTTGATTCAAGACTGGAATCATTACAAATACCCTTATCTATGGAATCACCACCTAGGCCTGATGGCTTGCTGAATAAGGGAGATATGGTGCAGTTAGAATCATCAAAGCGGCAGTTAATGTTGCACTTCGATGACATAAATGATAAATGCACGATGACAAATAATGGAGGCAGAAGCGTCaatcacttttcttctttagaAAATAAGGAGATCAGAAAGACATCAGAGAGCAAGCGTGGAAAAACTGAGAAATCAATGAGTCTAGAAGTT CTCCAACAATATTTTGCTGGTAGTCTTAAAGATGCTGCAAAGAGCCTTGGTG TTTGCCCTAGTAAAATGAAGCGTATCTGTAGGCAGCAGGGGATCTCCCGATGGTCATCTCGCAAGATCAACAAGGTCAACCGTTCCCTCTCCAAGCTAAAGCGTGTAATTGAATCTGTTCCAGGTGCTAAAGGAGCATTTGGTAATTTACATTCTCTCACCACGTGTCCTCTTCCTGTTACTGTTGACTCTCAGCCTTACAGTTTGATTAGGTCCAAGTCCAACCCACAAACATCACCATCCTTTAAACTCACTGAACCTCAGAAAAAGAATAAATCACCCACAGGTAGAACGCTCAAAAACAACAAACAGGCTGGGATGGAAGATCAATTGCAAGGACGAAGAAAGTTTAGTCCGATGAACCTTATTCGTCGTGATCATAGTAGTTCTCCACCAGAGCTTGGTAAAGGCCCAGACAGGTCCAAAACAAGGAGTGGCTCATGTGAAGAGAGTGCTGGGAGCCCTACTTCACATGGATCATGTCAAGGTAGTCTCCCAAATCAAAGCACACCGGCAAAGCATCTATATATTTCCTCCATCAACCAGATATGCGATAAAGTAGGGGGCTCCCCTGATGCTCTTTTGATGACAGAACCTCAAGAAACATTTGGAGGAATGCTAATTGAAGATGCTGGAAATTCAAAAGATTTGAGAAATCTATTTCCTTCTGTACCAGATGCTATGTTGGATGAGCAGGTCCCAGAGTTTTGTTCGATTAAGCCTCCATTTCCCAGTATGGCTCCTAACCAATCTATGGCTACTCCGGCTCCCACCATGCCATATGTTACAGGTAAGAAAGAGATGAAGAGTGTCACGATCAGGGCAACATTTAGAGAAGATATTATCAGGTTTCGGCTCTCTTTGAGTTCGGGCATTTTGGAGCTGAAAGAGGAAGTAGCAAAGAGGTTGAAACCTGAAATGGGAACATTCGATATCAAGTATCTGGATGATGATAATGAGTGGGTATTGATAGCCTGCGACGCAGACCTGCAGGAGTGCATAGATATTTCAAG